Sequence from the Megalops cyprinoides isolate fMegCyp1 chromosome 9, fMegCyp1.pri, whole genome shotgun sequence genome:
AGTCATAGTATTCCAGACACAGCAGATGTTCAGGGCCATGGTTGCTAGAGCTAGATGCAAGAATAAAAGTTTTGGGGAGAGGGTTCATCTGGGGAAGACCTTTAGGGGCAAAAGGTGGACTGGAGCTCTTTGAAAGCTGCACGTCGCTGctttctctccagctcctgtCGTTTCCTCTCCTCTTGTTCCTCACGGATCTCCGCCTCAAACTTGCTGCGTACTGCTAAAGCCTGAACCtagaaaaagcaaagcaaaaactgGGCTTCTCTGTCAAATATTCCTACAAGAGGTGTAATGATCCtgtaatactgtacatattagGAAATGCTTCCtcaagaaaaaacagcaacaatggTTTAAGAAAGAATGCATCATAttgagcaaataaaaatgttctgcACTAAGGATAAAAGATAAGGTGCTTTAAGTAACCACCAGAGGGCACTATCTGCATGAGCAGAGCTGATTACAAGTGACTTAATACATTGAAAAATCTGTGCcggaacaaaaaataaaaaatatatacagcatTAGATGAACAGGTAAGCATCACGTGCACTTAGCGGGGTGCCCAGCCACACCATGTGATGGAATCTTAATCTCCTCTTACCTCTCAGGTTACTGTTAGGATGCAAAGCACACACGCTGACAGGGTACAATTAGCTGTCTGTCAATGTAAGTGACTCCACATTTAGCATGCAAATGTAGGGAGTAATGGCCCATAGAAAGTCAGCCTATTTTCCAGTGTACCTTGGCCTCAAAAAAGTCCCTTGCACCCAGAACTCCCTCGGTGGACACATCAATCTCTGAAAGCCGCGCCAGCGCCATCAGGccgctctcctcctgcagctcacctgctgcagctctccgAAAAATGAGCAGGAACTGCAGAGAGCACAGTCAGAGTTAGATGGTATGTAGCCATTGAGAACACTTCATAGGAAGAACTATCCCATCAGTCATAGGGCTTTATTTGTCCAATTGACCATGTGTCCAAGGTGTTAAGTGAATAACACCTAAGGAAGTAAGAATCTACAACAAAATTATGGCCGGCCCGTATCCGTGTTGCCTATTCCTCACCTACTGCTAGCAGATCAGATTCCTTTAACAGTGTTTGTGACCTTGTGTTGTCACGTCCCTATAGAATTTCAATCCACCCTTTCCTTTTAGCCTTATTAGGAATTACCCCTGTAATCTTATCCTTTTTTTACCGCCTGTTCCTTCtatcagcagtgagtgaggaaGACGCAGGGACTGCCTCAGCCAGCTCAATATGCACAAGACACAAGTGTCTTTGTGCTTCTGTCAAGCTGCAGTTGTCTTCTGTCAGCCTTCCTGGAGGAGAGAAACAGTGGCATGCCCAAGTCagactgagagagtgagaggagagagtgacacgGAAAGGGGGGCACCTGTCGCCGTCAGCTTATCCCAGTCCTCTCTTTAGATagcaccacactgccacttTGTCACACAGCATTGTCAGAATTCCCAGACTGTATCTACTGTTAATGAGACACACCTAGTGGTGGCATTTAATAAACAGTTGACTTCTACACCACATGGGTTAAAAATAGTCAGGCACAAGAGAACTTCATTTTCAGCCACTTAAAGGCACTCCATTTCTGAAGCATCCATACAGGAGGCCTATGGAGGCCTATATGTGGCTCTCTCAGGAATATGAATTGCAGAACCTATGTTGTGGCATGActtaatgtgtctgtttttcacatgttacagacaccccccccccaaccccagctGTTTAagtccttttaaaataaataaataaaatcacctCTCTGAAGCTGAGTTTGCCGTCAAAGTCCTCGTCAACCTCCTTTATCATGTTCTTCAGGCCCAGGTGGGTTTGTGGAGCTCCCAGCTTCTCCATCATCATCTTCAGCTCCATCAGGTCAATGAAGCCATCCTTACCGGAGTCATACCTGTGACGGCAGGTAGGGACAGTGGAGACCAAAACCTTAAGACTTAAGAACATCAATAACCCAGTGCACATTCCCAGTACCACCAGTGTGCACATTCAGAAAGTGAAAGTCACATCAGACACAATGTAAAGCCTTACTGAACAATTTAAACCATTCAGTCTCTTGAATGTCTTTTATTTAGTTCTGGGAGTGCATAACATTCTGTACTAATCAGCTAAGGGCAAACCCTGATTGTATCAGCAGTTGAAAGGCTTTGTGGTCCCTTGGGTAACGATAAACAATGATCTCTGCGCCTGCTCCAGCCAGCTGCTGGCAGAAATCCACTTTGCCCCATCCACATTGAGCTGGCTTAATAGATCAGCCAGCATTGTTTCAAAGGCAGGACAGGGTCAGATTAAAACAACTTCACCTTCTATATCCATTCATGAGCAAAATACATCAatcaaaaaaaacacagaaaaataaaattttcaagCAGACACCTTTTTCAGTGATCTCCTTTTTCAGTGTGCACTTCAAGGAGCTAATCTGTCACTTATGTTTATTTCATACCTGATCTCTTGTAAAATCACCTACCATCACCCAGATGTATAATGCACATGGGTGGTGGTTGAGATGAGTTGCCATTCCCTGCCAACCAGTGCTTGTTGACTctcaaaagcaatgaaaagctccatttaaacacaattcattcatatattAGGGGGTCAAATTAACTGACCCTCTTGAGGCTGTGGCTGTGCttgaggtgagagggagaggtgtcCAGCCTCCAAGACAGCACAGATAGCAACAACTCAAATAGAAGCAGTGATAAGCCAAGATggacatgcagcacacacatgGCCTGGCTGTCAGGTCTGGGTGTCAGTGTCAGACACCCACAGCCAGACACCCACAGCCATACCACTTAAAGggagtgcagtgtgtctgtcaaCATTGATCTCCTGGCAACACTTTAAGGGACGCCgttatttaaaattacataGATACAATataaactggggggggggggcatactgATGAACTAAATATCGATAACacaatgcatttccttttgGTTTTAATGAGGTGACGGTTTTGCCTAAGGAGACTAGAGAAGGGATGTGCTCATTGGTAAAACACTGGGACCCCTTCTTGGGAATAATTTCATTCTTCAGTTTAAATGGAGCTgaagggcagcagcagcagcaggctggaGCATGCAGGCCAGGCCCAGAGAGAGTGTTTGCGACGCTGGGTATTAATAGCTTCTTTCACCCAGCTGTTAGTAGGGCACTCTTCCTGGATGGAAGGGGGAGGGTGTTGGGAGGCAAAGAGCTCAGTGCAGCTGGCAGCTTGAGTGAAGAACAGCTACCCCCTAcctgttacatttttatgactCAATACACCCTTACCTTAAATCACCAATCGTGAGGAGCATACTCAGAACCAGATCAGTGTACTCACACCCAGTACAATCACATACCCTTCCTgtcactctgcctcctctcaGCTCTGCTGTCCCAACCCTTAGACCAGTTAAACCCCTGCATGCCCTTCCATCCTCTAAGACTCACACCATCAGGCCTTCAAGAAATCTGATCTCCCCTCCCTGAACCCAGCCCTGACAAAACTCCCCTTCCCAAACAGGCTCCATGTCACAGGGGTTCCATAAACCCTGCCCCTTGCAACAGACAGCTGTTCAGTACTGTGTCTGGTTGAGGCAGTTGGTCACCCCTCAGTGCTGACCCGCACAACAACTGCCGAAAACAACTGTCAACAATCCGTAAGCCACCCATCAGCTGACATTTTAACTTATCCTTTAGTTAACTTCAAGCTAATGGGGTGGGGGACATTTCAGAGTTCATTGTTTTACAGTTTCCTGAATGAGTAATTATAGATGCCAGGTCTTGGCACATTTCATTACCCATTTACCCCCCCTTCTTCTCCTGTATGTGCTGGCTTTCTTTAGAGGTGCTGTTACACTGTACAAATTCAGATTAATCAACATATAGTGGAAGAATGATAGAAGAGGTGAAGCTAAAATGATTTTCCCAAATTTTTTGGTTCAGCCCAAACCCACTTTAACCACAACTCTTTTGGAAAATAGACAAAGTCTGTGAAGACAAAACAGGAGAAAACTAAAAAAGTTATTTCACTATAGATATGTCAACATTACTGCTGCATTGTTATCACGGTTTGAAAGGTTGATCGGGAACAATAACAATGTCTTGTGATATACAGCGGTAAACAAGGTTTACAGAGAGTTGAGCGTGAAAAAGGTTAATGTGGATGAGCTCTGGAATGAGCGGAAAACGAACAACCAGGACAAAAGGCTGAGTCCGCAAGAGAGGTGAGGAGGTGCATGTGGTGGGCTTTCGGCTGCCAAGGCCATACCCTCGGCCCGGCTGGCACATTCTAGCACAAAGGCCCGCCCACAGCCTGGCCCTGGCACTGCGGCTATGCCACAGGGGGTGGCAGAGAATGTGCATTGTTCCTGGGCTTGTCCCACACCAGGCCTGTCACAGCACGGTGGAATGCATTCTCTGATCCTCACGGCATCCCCAGCATGGCAGCCTGTTGGCAAGGCTTATATGCTCTGTGCAGGCATGAGGCTCATGGATGTCCTGAGTTCACACCATTTCCCGCAGCTTTTCTGTGACCAAGGCATTCTCGCCATAGTAGCTGACTGCATactgcattttcagattttagTTCAAGTTGTTCAGCTGAGACAGCCAGTAACTTTTCCGAGAATCCTTTCTGAACTCATCAGAGATGTATTTGGTGTTCAAGTGTTGAGACTAacacttaagaaaaaaaaaaaaacttcatacCCACTATGGCCATTTCAGCATTACAGTGACCCAAAGAATTTATCGAGATCTACAAAGTTAACTGAGGATCAAAACAACTGTAGTCAACTGATCATCTCAATCTACAGACCACAAGTGAATTGAGTATTTGAGTTTCGAACTCAAgaaagcagttaaaaaaaatgaaaaccaaaacatcTTAAGGATCTACAGTAATTTAGCCTGGAGAAATGGTCAACAATCTCCCCTCAGAAAAGCCATCACCTCATAAAGTACTACTGGAAGCATTTCAGTGTTATCCATACCAGAGCAGGACTAACAACATACTAACTATAGGAGCATAAATAAAAGTAACCCTcatgttttctgaaacaaaatgaattattcctAAACAATATGACTTTGCTCTATGCAGTTCTACAAAGATTAAAGTAAAATGGTTCAAGTAGAGAAAGTCCAATATGTAAATTTTTACTGTTATACCATTCTTTCCCTATTTAATCATGATATGAATACATGCAAAGTGctctgtatatacatatttctcTTACCAGTATCATTATGGATAAATAATTTAGAGAATAGCTTAAACACAGCTTGGTCTTTTTGGCAGAATGCACATGCTGTGACCATCCTTATGTTTTGCAAGGATGATGTATGCGGTTGCCATCAGCAATGAACAATCCACAGTACCAAAGTGGGCACCAATGAGACCCGGCCATGTGGGGGGCTAAGCCAGTGGGGCTCTCACAGTGAGAAAGTAGGGCTGACGTCTCCTGAGAGAAGTGGAGGGGGGGAGCGACTGAAAGAAGGGAGACCATCATTTGTGGTGTGATGGGATGGAGAATCTGGGGCAGcaagtatgtgtgcatgagagagagagtgagtgattgagagaaagtatgtgtgtgtgtgtgtgtgtgtgtgtgtgtgtgtgtgtgtgtgtgtgtgtgtgtgtgtgtgtgtgagagagagagacagacagacagacagacagacagacagagagagagaatgcgtgaTTGCACTGAAGTCATTCAGCAGATTTACATGGTATCAATCTTTAGATGTAACCTACAGTAGGGcagtcaaatgaaaacaatagtATTTCCTTAAGAGACACAGCTCTGGTTCCCTTTTCTCTTTCAGGGCTGCCTGGGAATGACCCATTTCGCTGTGACTGCCTCTTTCTTTATGTTCCAAATCTGAGCTGTTGTGAGGTAAAGAggtgcacagagagagaaaaaataaagccaTGGTAAGTGAATGGCTCTCTCAGGAAAGATGGGAGAGATACTGCATGGTCGCccctcactgctgcccactATACAACACAAAGATGCCATTGTCactgtgagaggagagggggaactCAAACAGAGCGCCTGTCACAGTGAGATAGGATTTGAGAAAGTGGCCCTTGtcctaaatataaaaaaggaaactagCACAATAGTAGTtcattgaaaaaacattttccctggcaCTAAAGATGCATACACAGAAGCCCAGTTTTCAAAGCTGAGTAAATCCCAGCCACCCTATATGGAGGCAACACCGCAGGTAAACTCGGGCAGCATACGCAAAGTCAAAGCCTGTGCAAGGGGGtcaaggggagagaggagtaGCTGAGCATACTGCAGAGTTCTTGAAATTTAGCCGCATTGAGTTTTGTTATAAAAAAGGACGCCTGTTTTCATCATTCTGCAGGTATCAAGTACGTGTTTCTCTGGTGGACTCCCTTTccaaaaacacagttttcaggCTGGCACCGCACACATTTAATTCTGTACACCAACCAGAAGCGAATGCGGCACAACAGCAACACTATCAAGTGACAAAACAACAGCCTAAATTGTTCGCGCAGGGAACAGAATGATACACGCTCTTACCGTTTAAACATTTTCTCCATATCTTTGATCTGTTTCCTCGAGAATTCTTTAAATTCCGTGTAAGGATTAAAAATCTTTGCTTGTTTTGACTCCGCATTGCCTTCATTAATGTCCAGTCTTCGGTTGAGTTTTTCTGTGAGTTCGGATGTTGCATTGCCATTGTTACCGATTTTTTCTTGTGACTCTCCGTGACTCTGTTTTATCGGGTTATCCAACACACACGGGTCCGGGAGTACGGATTGTTCCGCAGCTAACCTGCGCTGCAATTTCCTGGCCAGCTCTTCTGATGCCATTGTGGGTAGGTAGCAAGGTGCTCTGAGGTAACTCTGTCCTGCTGATTCTGCCTCAATCACGTTTGTGATCAGCTGCTTCTGACAGCGTGCGCGCTTTAACTCTGAACACAGCTTTGAGGGGGCGGTGCTCAATGGAGCATCCACAGCATCCGAAAACTAGCCCACCCCTACAGAATCGCAGCAAAATCATACACTAATtcaacacagagaacacaattctaCAATTCTAATGTGAACTTTCACTTTACGTTTCATCTTCGCGCAAACCATATAGCCGACATCAACGCCTTCCGCTCCCAGCAAGCATACTGCTGGGACGATTTTACGATGCAAATGAGACTTATTTAGTCAGCATTTCGCGGGCTTATCAAACCGCAGCGGTGAACTTGGGCTTTACAGGTGGAGACACGCATGCCCAAACCGATTCAATAAGAACGCTTTCAATCATGCACGACAAATAGGATGCTAaccaaaaaaatttttttgcgttggccgggaatcgaacccgggttaactgcttggaaggcagctatgctaaccactataccaccaacgcTTCATGTTGAAGTCACTTCTGTCATGAAGCATAGTACTactgaaatataataaatggTGATGCTAACCATGTAGGTAGTATGTGTATTACAACACAGCTCATATCTGAATTAGTAACATTTGCCTTAGTGCAAAAGCATACATACCAGTCGTAAGACCCTCAGTAACCTTGCAAATCACTCTTTGAATCTCTTGGCGCCTGTGGCTCgttggtctaggggtatgattctcgcttagggtgcgagaggtcccgggttcaaatcccggacgagccctgCTTTTATTGATATGGTCCCGTTTCCCACGGAGAAAAACCCGTTGAGTGATCAAGCCCTGTAGGCCCCGGCTGTTATACGTATATTTGACCGCCCCGCGCATAAACACGTGTGTGGAGATTGCATTCTCACTAAATACAAATGATTCCGTTTACTTATGGCCATCGGCGACTTAGTACACGCTGTCACAATTATTCGTGAATACAACAACAAGCGAGCAGGGCACCGTAACTCAGTAACTGGGACGCATGAGGGAAAAACTTTTGACCCCGACGTGATTTGAACACGCAACCTTCTGATCTGGAGTCAGACGCGCTACCGTTGCGCCACGAGGTCTGACAACAAGAgccacaatgtttttttagaCATCTTCAGCAAGCACAAATTAGGCAAATCTTCAAAGTATTCAGTAGCAGAGACTCTATCCCTTAGCCTTAGGAGTAATTGCTTCGTAAACAAGGTAACGGTTGCCAGATCTTGACGTTTTCCAAAACGAGCCGGGGTCTGCTGTGGGGCGGTTGTTCCTGTCCTGGCCGCTCGGTGTCTGGGTGCTTGGCTACACGATGTGCACCATTGGGTGGTGCTGTTTTCACTTCGCGGATGCGACTGCATGACTAATGGATCTGCATTGAAACGGGTCATTTAGAGCCCAAACCGCTCCGGACAAAAGTAGCCTACCCATCCAAAACCACCATCATGGTTTTGTCTCAAACAAGCGGACTCATACCCATAATACTTGCTTAATACTTAGATGCTATTTTTCAATTTCGGGATAATTTCAGAGCACATTACTTCATTCAGATGTGACTTGCAATGACATGTTTAATCATAACTTTATAAGTGGctgaaaatggtcattttttaaattgcaaagTATGGAAAATAAAACCGGAAGAAGTTGAAGTTGAAGATGATGAAGACAGTTTAGTCTGAACAAACAAACGTAAAAATTATTATCCTTCATGAGAGAATGCATTACTAGCTAAAAGCTCGTGAGAGATTCGTTTGCTTTGTGACGTCACTGTAGAGCTATTTCTGGCCACGCCCCATATGAATTCCATATGTATTCTACTAAAACCTAATTGGTGACGTCATAATAgtatcagtaaaaaaaaatgctctatatatttgtatgcattCTGATAACAAACCATTGAGGATGGAGCCCAGGGGCCGAAGAAGAGGCCCTCTTGGGCCTGATAGGGAAATGGCTATGGCAAATGTCAGCCGACAGCAGTTTTACCAGAGTGATCGCGTGAAATCGTTCCATCGAGACCTGCTGCTGACGGAGACCTTGAAGGAGCGTGAGGAGCAgattaaacaaaatcaaaaaattgCCAATGccagaaaagaagaagaaaggagacTTTTGGCACAGATTAGGCGCAAAGAGATGGAGGATGCTGAGAAGGAGCGCCAAAGAAACCTTCAgcgagagatggagagaaaggctTGCGCTGAATACGTGAAGCAACAGATTCAGGAGAAGGAGCTCATGAGAAGGCAGCAAAAgctggaaaaacagaaagagatgaAAGCATGCACCGAAATGCGAAAGGAGTATGAGAGAGACGAGATGAtgctgaaacagagacagcatgatGAGAAAATGAAGGTCAGAAACATTTACCTTCAGCAAATAGCAGAAAAGGATAACACCAGAGCAATGGAAGCTCAAAATGAAGACATGGAGGAAATGCGCCGTAGGCGTTTTGAAATGGACAAAGAGCAGTGGACAAAGATGAGCAatgagaaggaggcagagaaataCAGGAGACGAGAGAGGCGCAGTGAGATGCTGGGCGAGAGGCTTCTCGCAGAGGAGCGGGAGAAGGCccgcagagaggaggaaatgaatgCCAGGGCTCTGGCTAAAGCTGTGGCTGAGCGAGAGGCCAAGCTGATGCAGGAGCGGATCCGCAAGTCTGCGAAGGCCAAGGACTTACGGAACGCTATGGCTGCTCAGCGCAAAGCCCAGCGCATTgagcgagaggagagagaaagagaggagaaacagagaggactGAAGGAGCTCCTTGCCATGAAAGAGGCGGAAAAGGTGTACTGGGAAAACCAGAGGCTGattgcagagaggaaaaagctTAATCGCATGATGATGGATGATGCCCTGCGTCAGCAGATGGCCGAAAAACGCCTCAAAGACCGGATGGACAAAGAGGAGCGACTCAACTATGACAAGAGGCAGACGGAACTGTTTgcaaaggaagagaaggagTTCCAGCGTTACACTGCTGGAGTGATCAAAGCAGCTGAAGAGGCTAACAGGGATACGTACCCACTGCGcaaggctgcagagagaggcattgTCTCGGCACTAGGCCCGATCACTGGAGGAGTCAGAGCAAATTATCTGGTTCCTGGAGCCAACTACTCAGACATGACGAAATATCTCAGCAGCACAGCCCAAGACATCGCCAGATTGTACAGGCCCACTCAGTTTGAGTCAACCAAGGAAAGACTGGGCTTCATCTGGTAAACACATCAGAAGACCGTATGATAGCTAGAATCAACATTATCGCACATGATACACAAAATTTTAGGTAGGCCTATcatgcaaaaataattaattttaataatagttacttttaaattacatttaaaatactatGAATGTACATACCTATAAACCTAATTGGACAACCCGGTGCCAGCCAGaggcagatgggctccccctttGAgtcaggttctgctcaaggtttcttccttttagggagtttttccttgccactgttgcctcaGGCTTGCTCTTTGGGGGTTCAGGCCCGGAATCTTTGTATAGCTGCTTTGGGACAATGTCCTatttaaaaagcactatacaaattaaatttaatagTAGTATTTACGAGATagatgaa
This genomic interval carries:
- the LOC118783637 gene encoding coiled-coil domain-containing protein 173-like; the protein is MAMANVSRQQFYQSDRVKSFHRDLLLTETLKEREEQIKQNQKIANARKEEERRLLAQIRRKEMEDAEKERQRNLQREMERKACAEYVKQQIQEKELMRRQQKLEKQKEMKACTEMRKEYERDEMMLKQRQHDEKMKVRNIYLQQIAEKDNTRAMEAQNEDMEEMRRRRFEMDKEQWTKMSNEKEAEKYRRRERRSEMLGERLLAEEREKARREEEMNARALAKAVAEREAKLMQERIRKSAKAKDLRNAMAAQRKAQRIEREEREREEKQRGLKELLAMKEAEKVYWENQRLIAERKKLNRMMMDDALRQQMAEKRLKDRMDKEERLNYDKRQTELFAKEEKEFQRYTAGVIKAAEEANRDTYPLRKAAERGIVSALGPITGGVRANYLVPGANYSDMTKYLSSTAQDIARLYRPTQFESTKERLGFIW
- the efhd1 gene encoding EF-hand domain-containing protein D1, which translates into the protein MASEELARKLQRRLAAEQSVLPDPCVLDNPIKQSHGESQEKIGNNGNATSELTEKLNRRLDINEGNAESKQAKIFNPYTEFKEFSRKQIKDMEKMFKRYDSGKDGFIDLMELKMMMEKLGAPQTHLGLKNMIKEVDEDFDGKLSFREFLLIFRRAAAGELQEESGLMALARLSEIDVSTEGVLGARDFFEAKVQALAVRSKFEAEIREEQEERKRQELERKQRRAAFKELQSTFCP